In the genome of Candidatus Omnitrophota bacterium, the window GCCGCCCATAGTCCTGACGCCGCTGCTCTGAATTTCGGCACCTGATTGTGATGCGCAAAGGCCCGTGAAAAAAACAACTGTCAGGGCCGCTTTACAATAAGGCATTTTTATTTTCATCATGGGGGGATTATATATCTTGGGATTGGAATAATCAAGAGCGCGAAATCGGATAATATTCAATAATGAGCTCTCGGCTTTTAAATTTGCTAAAATGAGCTTATGAAAAAAGGTAAAAAAAGGGGACGCCTGCCTGTCGGCAGGCAGGTTCTTGATATTACGACTCTGCTGAAACGCTTTTTGGCTGTCTGCGCCCTGATGTTCATCGCCGGTTCTTCGCGTGTGGCGCATTCGTGGAGCAGGGACGGGCACACTATTGTAAGTAAAGGAGCTGTCAAAAATCTTCCGCCGGACATGAAGTTCCTTGTTAAAAATATAAGGTTTATCAACAAGCATGTGATGGATCCCGACATGCGCAAGGGCGACGACCGCGGGGAAAGCGTCCGCCACTGGCTGGATCTGGAATATTTCGGCGCGTATCCCTTCAAGGCTCTTTTTGATTTCAAAAAATCACCGCCCGAGGAAGATTATAAGATCAGGAGCGGGAAACTCCCCTGGGCCATCGTTGAAACGCTGGAAAAATTGACCGCTGCTATGACTGAGAAGGACGATGAGAAAACGCTGCTTCTTGCCGCCGATCTGGCTCATTATGTCGGAGACGGGGCGGTGCCCCTGCACACGACGGAAAACTTTGACGGCCAGTTTACCGGCAACAGCGGCATACACGGCCGTTTTGAATCGGAACTTGTAAGAAGATACGGCGCGTCGGTAAAAATAGGCACATTCTCCGCCGTTTATGTTGAAGATCCCCTCAGATTCGTTTTTGAATATCTCATAGAGAGCCACGGCAGAGTTGAGAAAATCATCCAGGCGGACAGGAAATCCTGCTGGGAGCCGGGGATTTACGATGATTATTATTATGACAGGATGTGGGGCGAACTTGAGGGCCTGGTCAAAGACTGTTTTCAGAAAGGTGCCTTTGTTTACGCCAGCCTCCTCTACACGGCCCAGATCAACGCTGAAAAGCAAATACCCCTCCCTAAAACGTTTAAAAATTAAGTATTCCGCATGAATATTTATTAGCGCGTGTTATTCCTGATGGCTCTTGCCCCGATCGTCGGAGAAAACTGTGGTATGACAGCATATAGGCGCTGTTTTACTTGACACCGGTTACCAGACATATTATAATAACTGTGAGATTGTCTGGTAACCGGAAGCTCGCGGGAGATCTTTATGGAAATTTTGAAAGGGGTTTTAAAAGAGGAATTAAGCAGACTGCAAAGCTTAAAAAAGAGTTATGAAAATAAGCTCAAAAAGCTTATAAAAGGCTGCCTCATAAAAAAAGAGATCAAAGGGAATGTGTACTACTATCTCAACTATAGAGACGGTCAAAAGGCCATCTTCAAATTTTTAGGCAGGCCGGACAAAGGGCAGCTCGCGCAACTGCGAAATGATATTGACGAAAGGAGAAAGATCAGGAGATTACACATTCAAGTCAAAAAGGACATAGCCAAAATGGAGAAAATGGTTTATGGAAAGAAAAAATGATCTGTTCTTAGCCACGCTCATCGCTCTTCATGAAAAAGGAGTGCTGCGGGATATTATTCTTGTCGGGAGCTGGTGCCAGCATTTTTATAAAGGTTATTTTAACAACGCTCCGGAAATTCCTGTGGTGAGGACACTCGATATAGACTTTCTTGTTCCCAATCCTCCCGGAATTAAAAAAGATGTAAACATTCCTGACATACTGGATGGACTGGGGTTCATGCCTTCGCATAACTACATGACGGGATATACAAAATATGTGCATCCGGAGCTTGAGCTGGAATTTTTAACGCCTGACCTCGGCAGAGGGAAAGGAATGCTGCCTTATGAGATAGACAAATTGCATATTAGCGCTCAGGGCCTCAGATTTTTAAATCTTCTTCAGGCGGACACGATGAAAATAAAATATAAGCATATAACCGTCAGGCTTCCAGAACCCGCCGCGTATGTGCTCCATAAATTCATTATTCAGGAGAGGCGGTTGAACAAAGAGAAGCAAAAAAGGGATTTGCTCGCGGCGAAGGGAATCGGCGAATTTCTTTTGCGGGATGCTTCTCAAAGAAAAAAGATTTCGAAAATATTTAACTCACAGCCTAAAAAATGGCAATCAAAAATTATGAAAAACCTGAAAGCACACTCTGCGCCGCTGTTTAATTTTCTATCGCAACAGAGGTTTCAAAATAGTGTTTGAGATTAGAACGCAAAAGTATTAGACCCGGCTGTTTTTACTGTAAAAAATTTCCAGCGCGCAACTGAATATTTTATTTCTTTGAAACTCCGTAATTTGCTAAAATAAAACTATGAAGCTGATAGAAAAAAAATACGCGGTAGTCAGTGTTTTTGCCGTCGCTATGGCTTTTATGGAGGCGGCGATAGTCGTTTATCTCAGGGCGCTTTATTATCCGGAAGGTTTTTCTTTTCCTCTTGCCGCGATGCCGCGGAACATTCTTTTGGTTGAGATCATGAGGGAGGCCGCCACGATTGTGATGATAGCGTCGGCGGCTGTTCTGGCCGCGCGGCAATTCTACGGCAGAATGGCGGTGTTTTTCTATATGTTCGCCGTGTGGGATATTTTTTATTACGTTTTTCTTAAGGCTCTTCTCGGCTGGCCGGCGTCTTTTTTTGAGATGGATGTGCTGTTTCTGATTCCCGCCGTGTGGGCGGGGCCGGTGCTCGCCCCGCTGATATGTTCTTTCACGATGATAGCTCTGGCCGCGCTGATAGAAAAAGGGCTCGCGTCGGCGGAGAATTTCCGTCTTTCCGCGCGGGAGTGGGGTCTGCTCTGGGCGGGGGCCTTCATTATTTTCCTGTCTTTTATATGGGATTACGGTTTTTTGATACTGAACGGCGCCGTTCAGTCACAGATTTTGTCTTTTGCGCCGGGGCCATACAAATGGGGGCTTTTTACCTCCGGAGAAATTCTTATACTGATTTCGTTATTCATGATCGGCAAAAAGAAAGCTCAATAAATTTTGAGTAATAACAAATCCCGCGCAACAGATCGGGCAGCCTCAAAAACATTCAATAAAAAATTGAGCGGATCGCGGTGAAATTTGCTAAAATAAAAAGATGAAAATCCTTTATGTTATTTCGGACTTAGCTTCCGGAGGGGCGCAGATCGCGCTGGGGCGTTTTCTGAAGGTTCTTGACAGGGAAAAATTCCATCCTTCCGTCATAGCTCTTTCCGGCGGCGGCGAGCAGGCCGATTACATACGCGCTCTGGGAATAGATGTCCAGTCATTTGACATGAGGGGTTTTTTCGCCCCTGTGAAGGCTTTTCGCGGCTTTCTTTCCGCCGTCAAAAAAATAGATCCCGATATCATCCACGGCTGGATGTATCACGGCAACGCCGCCGCTCTTTTTGCCGCCGCGGCCTGCCCGGGAAAAGCTCTTGTCTGGTCTATAAGATGCAGCGATTTTGATCTTTCAAAATACGGTTTGATGACGAAGCTGGCCTTTTTCATAAACAGAAAATTCTCATCGACGCCTGTCAAAATAATCTATAACTCAAATGCCGGAAAAAAATACCATGAGGCAAACGGTTTTTCACCGGAAAAATCCGCAGTCATACAAAACGGCCTTGACACTGAGTATTTCAGCCCCGCGCCCGAAAAAAAGAATGAGTACCGTAAAAAATACGGTCTTGACGCCGGAGTCAAACTGATAGGCATGGCTTCCAGATATGACCCCATGAAGGATTTTGACACGCTTTTCGGCGCTTTTGCCGCTGTTCGCTCAATTGATCCCTCCACGTCGCTGATCCTCTGCGGAAAGGGCATTACAAAGGACAACGCGGCTCTTTCGGCGACAGCCCAAAAATATGGTATTGAGAAAGGCCTCATTCTTGCCGGCCACATTGAGGCGATGAACGAATTTTATCCCATGCTGGATCTTTTTGTTTTGTCGTCCAAAAGCGAGGGCTTTCCCAATGTTCTTGCCGAAGCCGCCGCCTGCGCTGTGCCGGCCATATCGCTTGCCTGCGGTGACGCGGAGGACATAGCGGGGGCTGCAAATATCCTGCCTCAGGCGGACACCCGGGCCCTGGCTGAAAAGATGCTGAAAACATTGCAAATGAGCAAAGAAGAAACAGCTATCGGGGCCGCTAAAAGTGTCTGCCGCATCCGTGAGAAATTTGACGCGAAAGCCTCTGCCGCGAAGTTTGAACAGATTTATAACGAAATAGGAAAATGCCTTCAATAAAAGTGTTTATCCGTGTTTCTTCACAAGCGCTATGAAGTATTCGGCGGACTGCCGTGGCCGTCAAATCATTCTTGCCTCAAAGTCACCGAGGCGCGCGGAACTCTTAAAGAAAGCTGGCCTGGAATTCACTGTCGCGCCAAGCGCTTATAAAGAGGAAATGCATCTTGATCTGCGGCCCGAACAACTTGCGGAATATCTCGCTCTCAAAAAAGCGGAGGATGTCGCCGCCTCTCACCCCGAAGCCCTTGTTATAGGAGCGGACACCATTGTTGTTGTGGATGGGATAGCGCTGGGCCAGCCCGCGGATGCCGCGAACGCGAGGGAAATGCTTGAAAAGCTCAGCGGCAGGGGTCACAGGGTGATAACGGGTTTCGCGCTGATGTGTCTGGCAAGCGGCGCGAAAAAAGTAAAATCTGTCTCGACAAAAGTTTATTTCCGCCCGCTCTCGGATGAGGAGATAGACTCCTACATAAAGAGCGGCGAGCCCATGGATAAGGCGGGGGCTTACGCCATACAGGGCGGCGCGGCTTCATTTGTTGAAAAAACAGAGGGGGATTACTACAATGTGGTGGGTTTGCCCGTAGGCGAATTACTGGAATCGCTGAAAAAATTCGGGCAGTGTAATCCAAATGCAAAAGAGGATTCGAAGAGGAATGAACCGGTATGAAGACGATAATCTATTATTTTTCGGGAACTGGCAATTCTCTCAAGATAGCCTGCGACCTGGCTCTGCTCCTTGCGGACACGGAGTTTTTCACCGACCGGACGGAGGTCTTTTCCATGGCCAGGGCGGGGGAGGCGGATGTCTCCGCCGACAGGATAGGGCTGGTCTTTCCCGTTTATATGTTCGGCCTGCCTCTGATCGTTTCCGACTTCGTTGAAAAGCTCGCCGCCGCGGACGATGCCCGGCTCGGCGAGAGCGATAAATATATTTTTGCCGTCGCCACTCACGGCGGCGGTCCCGGCGGAGCGCTGAAAATGCTCTACAATAAAATGAAAAAGCGCGGCCTGCCGCTGGATGCCGCCTTCAGCGTCGCCATGCCGGGCAACTACACGCCCCTTTACGGAGCGCCGGACGACGATAAGCAGAAGGCGCTGTTCGAAAAGGCCGGTGAAAAAGTGCGGGAAATATCCGCGCGGGTGCTCTCGGGCGAAAGAGAGAAGTTTGAGTTCTCAAATTGTTTTATTAACGCCGCTTCATCTCTTGTACACGGCCTGATGTCATCGAGAATACCGGGTATGGACAAAAAATTCTACGCCGATGAAAAATGCAATGCCTGTGCTATATGCGAGAAGGTCTGCCCTGTGGAAAACATAAAGATGCTCAAAGGCAAACCGTCGTGGAATCACAAATGTCAGCAGTGCATGGCCTGTCTCCAGTGGTGCCCGAAGGAAGCCATACAATACGCTAAAGCCACGCGCGGCCGAAGGCGCTATCATCATCCCGAAATAAAACTGAACGAGATAATACAGAGATGAACACCGTCGAGAAAACAAGAATCGGACTCATAGAGGGCTGGATGTCAATAGGGGTGAATGCGCTTCTCTTCGGAGCGAAATACGCCGCCGGCGTTGCCTCCGCCTCGGCCGCCGTCAAAACAGATGCCTGGCACACCCTTTCGGACTCGGTCACATCCGCCATCGTCGTGTTCAGCTTCTGGTTCGCCTCTCATAAAGCCGACAGAAAACATCCTTTCGGCCACGGGGGGGCGGAATCAATAGGCGCGGTGGTAATAGCGACGCTTCTGGCCGTGGTGGCCTTCGGCTGCCTCAAAGAATCTTTTGTGAAGATCATCTCCGGCTCACATCCCGATTATCCCATCTGGGCGATATGGGTGGTGGGGCTGTCTGTTATCATAAAAGAAGCGATGGCGCGCTTTGCCCTCTGGGCGGGGGAAAAGGTCGACAGCGCGGTTCTCCGAGCCGACGGCTGGCATCACAGGAGCGACGCTATCACATCTGTCATGATTCTTCTCGGCATATTCATCTGCGGAAAATTCGCCATTATTGACGGCCTCATGGGAATAGCGATAGCGATTTTTATCTTTCACGCCGCCTATGAGATAATCAAAGACGTGTCGGGCTCTATCCTCGGCGCGGCCCCGGCAAAAGCAATGGAAGATAAGATCAACGCCGTAATAAAAGCTCAAAGCGGCTGGGGAACAGTTATACACCATCTTCACATCCACCGCTACGGCGATCACATCGAGGCGACTTTTCACATACGCTTTCCGGCGGGAATGAGCATCGCCCACGCGCACGCGAGAGCGTCAAAAATAGAAGTCGCCGTAAAAGATGAACTTGGTATAGAATCAACAATTCACATAGAGCCGGAAGAAAAAAGGGGGACGGAGGAAAGTCAAAAGAATTAATCAAGCAACTTTCCTCCGTCCCCCTTTTTTCAAGCAACTTTCCTCCGTCCCCCTTTTTTCCCCCTTTTTTCTTAAAACCAGTTCCGTGTGCGCCGGCAGACTTTCACAAGCATGAGCATCACAGGCACCTCAATGAGCACGCCGACGACCGTGGCCAGAGCCGCGCCTGATGAGAGTCCGAAGATCATTGTTGCCGTTGCTATCGCCACTTCAAAATGATTGCTTGCTCCTATCAAAGCCGCAGGCGCGGCGTTTTCATATTCCAGTTTCAGCAGTTTGGCGCTGCCGTAGGTGAGAGCGAAAATCAGATTTGTCTGAATAAAAAGCGGTATCGCAATCCACAGGATTGTCAGCGGTTTCTCCAGTATTATGTTTCCTTTGAACGAAAAGAGAAGTATCAGTGTGAAAAGCAGGGCGCTGATTGAAACTGGCGTAAGAACATGAAGGAATTTTTCATTGAACCAGTTTTCCCCCTTCGCGCGCAGGAGAAGTTTTCTGGAGGCGAAGCCGGCTAAAAGAGGCAGTGCCACATAAACGCTTATTGAAAGCAGGAGCGCCTGCCACGGCACCGGTAAGCGCCCCACACCGAGGAGGAAGCCGCCGAGAGGCCCGTAAAGAAAGAGCATGGTCAGTGAGTTTATGGCCACCATGACGAGAGTGAGGCCGTCGTTGCCTTTCGCGAGATAACCCCACACGAGCACCATGGCCGTGCAGGGCGCGATGCCCAGCAGGATACAGCCGGCGAAAAAACTTCTCCAGAGAGGTATCTGAAGCAATTTAACGCCTCCGGCAAGCACAACCGTGCCGGCTCCGTGGATGGACCCGACAGCCCAGTCTCCCGCCCCGGGTGGAAGTTTAACGAGATCCATGGCATCGGCGCCTATTAAATTTTTAAAGAGATAGCCAAGGAAGAACAGCGATATCGC includes:
- a CDS encoding glycosyltransferase, whose product is MKILYVISDLASGGAQIALGRFLKVLDREKFHPSVIALSGGGEQADYIRALGIDVQSFDMRGFFAPVKAFRGFLSAVKKIDPDIIHGWMYHGNAAALFAAAACPGKALVWSIRCSDFDLSKYGLMTKLAFFINRKFSSTPVKIIYNSNAGKKYHEANGFSPEKSAVIQNGLDTEYFSPAPEKKNEYRKKYGLDAGVKLIGMASRYDPMKDFDTLFGAFAAVRSIDPSTSLILCGKGITKDNAALSATAQKYGIEKGLILAGHIEAMNEFYPMLDLFVLSSKSEGFPNVLAEAAACAVPAISLACGDAEDIAGAANILPQADTRALAEKMLKTLQMSKEETAIGAAKSVCRIREKFDAKASAAKFEQIYNEIGKCLQ
- a CDS encoding cation transporter, translated to MNTVEKTRIGLIEGWMSIGVNALLFGAKYAAGVASASAAVKTDAWHTLSDSVTSAIVVFSFWFASHKADRKHPFGHGGAESIGAVVIATLLAVVAFGCLKESFVKIISGSHPDYPIWAIWVVGLSVIIKEAMARFALWAGEKVDSAVLRADGWHHRSDAITSVMILLGIFICGKFAIIDGLMGIAIAIFIFHAAYEIIKDVSGSILGAAPAKAMEDKINAVIKAQSGWGTVIHHLHIHRYGDHIEATFHIRFPAGMSIAHAHARASKIEVAVKDELGIESTIHIEPEEKRGTEESQKN
- a CDS encoding 4Fe-4S ferredoxin, with amino-acid sequence MKTIIYYFSGTGNSLKIACDLALLLADTEFFTDRTEVFSMARAGEADVSADRIGLVFPVYMFGLPLIVSDFVEKLAAADDARLGESDKYIFAVATHGGGPGGALKMLYNKMKKRGLPLDAAFSVAMPGNYTPLYGAPDDDKQKALFEKAGEKVREISARVLSGEREKFEFSNCFINAASSLVHGLMSSRIPGMDKKFYADEKCNACAICEKVCPVENIKMLKGKPSWNHKCQQCMACLQWCPKEAIQYAKATRGRRRYHHPEIKLNEIIQR
- a CDS encoding septum formation inhibitor Maf, whose product is MKYSADCRGRQIILASKSPRRAELLKKAGLEFTVAPSAYKEEMHLDLRPEQLAEYLALKKAEDVAASHPEALVIGADTIVVVDGIALGQPADAANAREMLEKLSGRGHRVITGFALMCLASGAKKVKSVSTKVYFRPLSDEEIDSYIKSGEPMDKAGAYAIQGGAASFVEKTEGDYYNVVGLPVGELLESLKKFGQCNPNAKEDSKRNEPV
- the arsB gene encoding ACR3 family arsenite efflux transporter, giving the protein MEAEKKAMNVFESYLTLWVILCIGAGITLGRFAPGAAQFLDGLAIYVNGAPVVSIPIAVCLFFMMYPIMVKIDFTKVLKAGKSVKPVSLTLAANWLIKPFTMYAISLFFLGYLFKNLIGADAMDLVKLPPGAGDWAVGSIHGAGTVVLAGGVKLLQIPLWRSFFAGCILLGIAPCTAMVLVWGYLAKGNDGLTLVMVAINSLTMLFLYGPLGGFLLGVGRLPVPWQALLLSISVYVALPLLAGFASRKLLLRAKGENWFNEKFLHVLTPVSISALLFTLILLFSFKGNIILEKPLTILWIAIPLFIQTNLIFALTYGSAKLLKLEYENAAPAALIGASNHFEVAIATATMIFGLSSGAALATVVGVLIEVPVMLMLVKVCRRTRNWF